From Methylobacterium radiodurans, a single genomic window includes:
- a CDS encoding TonB-dependent siderophore receptor, with protein MAAVLSAGAPVGAIRAQESVTLGELSVEQVGEGDARTTVSGRGTIGLIGPTPGYGANTAVSATRTSTPQIDVPVAVSVAPRETITDLAVTRVDRAFNYLPGVAQQNNFGGLSIFSYAIRGVTTSEIYKNGFPLNRGTPPPPDAQNVERIEVLKGPGAALFGRSDPGGLVNLITKQPTAERFVEFGNQVDSFGLTRGTIDAGGALNEDGTVLYRFNLAAQGAGSFRDFVDSDRLLVAPVVSWQVTPDTRVTVEAEFVKNRIVFDRGVIAINRQLGFLPLSRFLGEPGQSTVQNNNSLQVRVDHRFDENWQMRLAAYFNTGDLEGESAEIRAIAANNRTVSRDRNVRDYRWDVAVGQADLIGRFDTGGIGHTLLLGMDRESTDSRTVYLRSNFRTSPFALDIYSPVYGQALPPITIPRNNIERITNTGLYAQDEIVLSPEWRALVGVRFDIFEQSFRERIPRSQADQSRVAASPRAGLVYRPIPELAVYTNVGTSFRPNIGPDAAAVTRGTALPPETGLGYEVGAKSELFGGNLLLTAAAFRVERENVLTPDPANTGFSLAAGAVRSQGFELTAQGQITPELKLLAGYVYADAKVTRDNVLPVGAPLVNVPRHSGSLLAVYEPGGAWRGFGIGGGVRGVGERAGDAAGTGFTLPGFIAVDALAYYKFGNARLALNVENVFDTAYYESSLNVFRVYPGSPRRITGSVTVRF; from the coding sequence CTGGCTGCAGTCCTTTCGGCCGGCGCGCCGGTCGGGGCGATTCGCGCGCAGGAGAGCGTGACCCTGGGAGAGCTCTCGGTCGAGCAGGTCGGCGAGGGAGATGCCCGGACGACCGTGTCGGGGCGCGGCACGATCGGTCTGATCGGCCCGACGCCGGGGTATGGCGCGAACACCGCCGTCAGCGCGACGCGCACTTCCACCCCGCAGATCGATGTGCCGGTCGCCGTCTCCGTGGCGCCCCGCGAGACGATCACAGACCTCGCCGTCACCCGTGTCGATCGGGCGTTCAACTATCTGCCCGGCGTCGCCCAGCAGAACAATTTCGGCGGACTCTCGATCTTCAGCTATGCCATCCGCGGGGTCACGACCTCGGAGATCTACAAGAACGGCTTTCCCCTGAATCGGGGCACGCCGCCTCCGCCCGACGCGCAGAACGTCGAGCGCATCGAGGTGCTCAAGGGGCCGGGCGCGGCCCTGTTCGGGCGCAGCGATCCGGGCGGCCTCGTCAACCTCATCACCAAGCAGCCCACCGCCGAGCGGTTCGTCGAGTTCGGCAACCAGGTCGATTCCTTCGGTCTGACGCGCGGCACCATCGATGCCGGCGGCGCCCTGAACGAGGACGGGACGGTTCTCTATCGCTTCAATCTCGCCGCGCAGGGCGCGGGTAGCTTCCGCGACTTCGTGGACAGCGATCGTCTCCTCGTGGCTCCGGTCGTCAGCTGGCAGGTTACGCCGGACACGCGCGTCACGGTCGAGGCCGAGTTCGTGAAGAACCGCATCGTCTTCGACCGGGGCGTCATCGCGATCAACCGCCAACTCGGCTTCCTGCCCCTGTCGCGCTTCCTCGGCGAGCCGGGCCAGAGCACCGTCCAGAACAACAATTCGCTGCAGGTCCGCGTCGATCATCGCTTCGACGAGAACTGGCAGATGCGGCTCGCCGCCTACTTCAACACCGGCGATCTCGAAGGGGAATCGGCGGAGATCCGCGCCATCGCCGCCAACAACCGCACCGTCTCGCGCGACCGCAACGTGCGCGACTACCGCTGGGACGTGGCGGTCGGCCAGGCCGACCTGATCGGGCGCTTCGACACCGGGGGCATCGGCCACACGCTCCTCCTCGGCATGGACCGGGAGAGCACCGACAGCCGCACGGTCTATCTGCGCTCGAACTTCCGCACGAGCCCCTTCGCCCTCGACATCTATTCGCCGGTCTACGGGCAGGCGCTGCCGCCGATCACCATCCCGCGCAACAACATCGAGCGCATCACCAACACGGGTCTCTACGCGCAGGACGAGATCGTGCTGAGCCCGGAATGGCGGGCCCTGGTCGGCGTGCGGTTCGACATCTTCGAACAGTCCTTCCGGGAGCGCATCCCGCGGTCCCAGGCGGATCAGTCGCGGGTCGCGGCCTCGCCCCGGGCGGGCCTGGTCTACCGGCCGATCCCGGAACTGGCCGTCTACACCAATGTCGGGACGAGTTTCCGGCCGAACATCGGACCCGACGCCGCCGCCGTGACGCGCGGGACGGCCCTGCCGCCCGAGACCGGCCTCGGCTACGAGGTCGGCGCCAAGTCCGAGCTGTTCGGCGGCAACCTGCTCCTCACCGCCGCCGCCTTCCGGGTGGAGCGGGAGAACGTCCTCACGCCCGATCCCGCCAATACGGGGTTCTCGCTCGCGGCCGGCGCCGTGCGCAGCCAGGGCTTCGAGCTGACCGCCCAGGGGCAGATCACGCCGGAACTGAAGCTGCTCGCCGGCTACGTCTACGCCGACGCGAAGGTGACCCGGGACAACGTGCTCCCCGTGGGTGCACCCCTCGTCAACGTACCGCGCCATTCCGGCAGCCTGCTCGCGGTCTACGAGCCGGGAGGCGCGTGGCGAGGCTTCGGGATCGGCGGCGGCGTGCGCGGCGTGGGCGAGCGGGCGGGCGATGCGGCGGGTACCGGCTTCACGCTCCCCGGCTTCATCGCGGTCGATGCGCTCGCCTACTACAAGTTCGGCAATGCCCGCCTCGCGCTCAACGTCGAGAACGTGTTCGACACCGCGTATTACGAGAGCTCCCTCAACGTCTTCCGCGTCTATCCGGGCTCGCCCCGGCGGATCACCGGCTCCGTGACGGTGCGGTTCTGA
- a CDS encoding dicarboxylate/amino acid:cation symporter, with protein sequence MHAGPSASTNKLTNLIMISLVAGIAVGYACNRFAASPEQAKAIAGYFSIVTDIFLRMIKMIIAPLVFATIVSGIASLGASGGAVGRIAARSMAWFISASLISLGLGMLFANLFAPGRSLTLPLPSAGATTNLAASSLNLKDFITHVFPTSIVQAMATNEILQILIFSIFFGSALAAFKNSLARNTAALIDEMVHLMLRITDFVMRFAPLGVFAAIAAVITTQGIGVLVSYGYFIASFYLGLAVLWLVLIGAGMVVLGRPVFHLLKLLRQPMLLAFSTASSEAAFPKTLEQLMRFGVKERISGFVLPLGYSFNLDGSMMYQAFAALFIAQAYGIEMSFATQATLLLVMMVTSKGIAGVPRASLVVVAATLPMFDLPAGGLLLILGIDQFLDMGRTMTNVIGNGIATAAVAKWENELVPAGSEPTLAVEGTVTEQAVAA encoded by the coding sequence ATGCACGCCGGTCCATCCGCGAGCACGAACAAGCTCACAAATCTCATCATGATCAGTCTCGTCGCCGGCATCGCCGTCGGCTACGCGTGCAATCGGTTCGCCGCCTCGCCGGAGCAGGCGAAAGCCATCGCCGGCTACTTCTCGATCGTCACGGACATCTTCCTGCGCATGATCAAGATGATCATCGCCCCGCTCGTATTCGCCACGATCGTCTCCGGAATCGCCAGCCTGGGCGCGTCCGGCGGGGCCGTCGGCCGAATCGCCGCCCGCTCGATGGCGTGGTTCATCTCAGCCTCGCTGATCTCGCTCGGCCTCGGGATGCTGTTTGCCAACCTGTTCGCTCCGGGCCGGTCGCTGACCCTGCCTTTGCCGAGTGCGGGCGCGACGACCAACTTGGCGGCCTCCAGCCTCAATCTGAAGGACTTCATCACGCACGTCTTTCCGACGAGCATCGTGCAGGCAATGGCTACCAACGAGATCCTACAGATCTTGATCTTCTCGATCTTCTTCGGATCCGCGCTGGCAGCCTTCAAGAACTCGCTTGCGAGAAACACCGCGGCCCTGATCGACGAAATGGTGCACCTCATGCTGCGCATCACCGACTTTGTGATGCGCTTCGCGCCGCTCGGCGTCTTCGCCGCCATCGCCGCCGTGATCACGACCCAGGGTATCGGAGTCCTGGTGAGCTACGGCTACTTCATCGCAAGCTTCTACCTCGGGCTTGCCGTACTCTGGCTGGTTCTGATCGGGGCGGGCATGGTGGTTCTCGGCCGTCCGGTGTTCCACCTGCTGAAGCTTCTGCGTCAGCCGATGCTGCTCGCCTTCTCGACCGCGAGCAGCGAGGCGGCCTTTCCGAAGACGCTGGAGCAGCTGATGCGGTTCGGGGTCAAGGAGCGCATCAGCGGCTTCGTGCTGCCGCTCGGCTATTCGTTCAACCTCGACGGCTCGATGATGTACCAAGCCTTTGCAGCGCTGTTCATCGCGCAGGCTTACGGCATCGAGATGAGCTTCGCCACGCAGGCGACTCTGCTGCTGGTCATGATGGTCACCAGCAAGGGAATTGCCGGCGTGCCGCGCGCGTCGCTCGTCGTCGTCGCGGCGACTTTGCCGATGTTTGACCTGCCGGCCGGAGGTCTGCTCCTGATCCTCGGTATCGACCAGTTCCTCGACATGGGCCGTACCATGACGAACGTCATCGGCAACGGCATCGCCACGGCTGCGGTGGCCAAATGGGAGAACGAACTGGTTCCGGCCGGGAGCGAGCCGACGCTGGCAGTCGAAGGGACTGTGACCGAGCAGGCAGTCGCTGCCTGA
- a CDS encoding ABC transporter ATP-binding protein: MAADGVEPVLALRGVVKRFGSRIALDGLDLTLRAGEAYALLGPNGAGKTTTINLILGFLKAEAGEVRVCGLDAGADPVGARAHTAYIPEQVALYPGQSGLENLRYFATLAGLALGRAEAEEHLAEAGLASEAWARPAAGYSKGMRQKVGIAIALARKTRLLLLDEPTSGLDPAAAAAFSETVRATARRGTAVLMATHDLFRVSEMANRVGVLAAGRVAEEMDPREIDHIELERRYIERLSGQAA; encoded by the coding sequence ATGGCGGCGGACGGGGTCGAGCCGGTTCTGGCGCTGCGCGGCGTGGTCAAGCGCTTCGGTTCCAGGATCGCCCTCGACGGCCTCGACCTCACCCTGCGGGCGGGGGAGGCTTACGCCCTGCTCGGGCCCAACGGGGCGGGCAAGACGACGACGATCAACCTCATCCTCGGCTTCCTGAAGGCCGAGGCGGGGGAGGTTCGCGTGTGCGGTCTCGATGCGGGGGCGGATCCCGTCGGGGCCCGCGCGCACACGGCCTACATCCCTGAGCAGGTGGCCCTGTACCCCGGGCAATCGGGCCTGGAGAACCTCCGCTACTTCGCGACGCTCGCCGGTCTCGCCCTCGGCAGGGCGGAGGCCGAGGAGCACCTAGCCGAGGCCGGTCTGGCGTCCGAGGCGTGGGCGAGGCCCGCCGCCGGCTACTCGAAGGGGATGCGCCAGAAGGTGGGCATCGCCATCGCCTTGGCGCGCAAGACCCGGCTGCTGCTGCTCGACGAGCCGACCTCCGGCCTGGATCCGGCGGCAGCCGCCGCCTTCTCCGAAACCGTGCGGGCGACGGCCCGCCGCGGCACGGCGGTGCTCATGGCGACCCACGATCTGTTCCGGGTGAGCGAGATGGCGAACCGCGTCGGCGTGCTGGCGGCTGGGCGCGTCGCCGAGGAGATGGACCCGCGGGAGATCGATCACATCGAACTCGAACGCCGCTACATCGAGCGATTGTCGGGGCAGGCGGCATGA
- a CDS encoding Rid family hydrolase, whose amino-acid sequence MQIAYDNPDDLKHRSDAVVFNGLAYISGALPHDVSAAVADQAAQVLSQLDARLRRVGTEKSNILSAAIWLADVDGDVAAFNQVWNAWVVPGRLPARVCVQAALQGNAKVEIAIVAAVPAA is encoded by the coding sequence ATGCAAATCGCTTACGATAACCCCGACGATCTTAAGCATCGCTCCGACGCCGTGGTCTTCAATGGGTTGGCTTACATCTCTGGAGCTCTTCCGCACGATGTATCGGCCGCGGTGGCGGATCAGGCAGCGCAGGTTCTCTCACAACTGGATGCGAGACTTCGCCGGGTGGGTACCGAGAAGTCGAACATTCTCTCGGCTGCGATCTGGCTGGCGGACGTCGACGGAGACGTCGCAGCGTTCAATCAGGTCTGGAACGCCTGGGTCGTACCGGGCCGGCTCCCGGCCCGCGTCTGCGTTCAGGCGGCCCTGCAGGGCAACGCGAAGGTCGAAATCGCCATCGTCGCTGCAGTCCCAGCGGCCTGA
- a CDS encoding integrase core domain-containing protein — translation MNGEIFYTLKEAQIVIESWRRHYNGVRSHAALTRPAPPAKRPVEQRPILHEL, via the coding sequence TTGAACGGTGAGATCTTCTACACACTCAAGGAGGCGCAGATCGTGATCGAGAGTTGGCGACGACATTACAACGGCGTCCGCTCGCATGCTGCGCTCACCCGACCGGCTCCGCCGGCCAAGCGACCCGTGGAGCAGAGGCCCATCCTGCACGAACTTTGA
- a CDS encoding HAD family hydrolase, which translates to MFDMDGLLFDTERLYLQAMIESVAAHGHEMTDAFYKSMLGQPGWAMRERILAHYGAAFPLDGVRAMWRTRFGALCEDHLALKPGVPELLDLLQRLDIPCAIATSSRRYRVMEHLRRHALADRFRHVVAQEDYALGKPHPAPYLTAAHHLGAETSYCLALEDSHNGVRAAAAAGMMTIMVPDLLTATEEIRALCLGVARDLIEVASALARFPDASGRGRTLDDGTARVDFESGPVSQ; encoded by the coding sequence GTGTTCGACATGGACGGCCTGCTCTTCGACACGGAGCGCCTCTACCTCCAAGCGATGATCGAGAGCGTGGCCGCCCACGGCCATGAGATGACGGACGCCTTCTACAAGTCCATGCTGGGGCAGCCCGGGTGGGCGATGCGCGAGCGGATCCTGGCACACTATGGAGCTGCCTTCCCGTTGGATGGCGTGAGAGCGATGTGGCGCACCCGCTTCGGGGCGTTATGCGAGGACCACCTCGCCTTGAAGCCGGGTGTACCGGAACTGCTCGACTTGCTGCAGCGCCTGGATATCCCCTGCGCTATCGCAACCTCCTCGCGGCGCTATCGGGTCATGGAACACCTGCGTCGCCATGCGCTCGCCGACCGTTTCCGGCACGTCGTCGCGCAGGAGGACTACGCCCTCGGGAAGCCGCATCCGGCTCCCTATCTGACCGCCGCCCACCATCTCGGCGCCGAGACGTCGTACTGCCTGGCCTTGGAGGACTCGCACAACGGCGTCCGCGCCGCGGCCGCGGCCGGCATGATGACGATCATGGTGCCGGATCTGCTGACCGCGACCGAGGAGATCAGGGCGCTTTGCCTCGGCGTTGCGCGCGATCTCATCGAGGTCGCATCTGCCCTCGCTCGGTTTCCGGATGCGTCCGGTCGGGGCCGCACACTTGATGATGGGACGGCGAGGGTCGATTTCGAATCTGGACCCGTCTCTCAGTAA
- a CDS encoding asparaginase: MPNVATTKRGKIHLGLMLGVSLTLPAAGFAMDAPAAKPAMDQAAQTAAQPRVVVLATGGTIAGTADPRSAIGYNSGTVTGLQLLKGVPGIEKLANLSSEQISNVGSQDMNDKIWFQLARRINEIFDRDEADAVVVTHGTDTMEETAFFLENVVRSAKPVVLVGAMRPGGSTGADGPSNLYQAVQVAASPQAGGRHVMVVLNDEIHGARWVTKTNTTSVQTFRSPNAAPLGYVDPAHIRFLAPAMRTGTSYDLPTGEQLPRVEIVYAHSNMDGLQIDNAVRNGAKAIVVAGEGDGSASKAALDALARAVKKGVIVVRSTRVGAGFVNRNVEVDDDRSGFVVSYDLNPQKARVLVQLLVANGITGADQVQQAFAATY, translated from the coding sequence ATGCCGAACGTAGCCACGACGAAGCGCGGCAAGATCCATCTCGGACTGATGCTCGGGGTTTCGTTGACCCTGCCCGCGGCCGGGTTCGCGATGGACGCTCCCGCAGCCAAGCCCGCCATGGATCAGGCTGCTCAGACGGCGGCCCAGCCGCGCGTCGTCGTTCTCGCCACCGGCGGGACCATCGCGGGCACGGCCGACCCGCGCTCGGCAATCGGCTACAACTCGGGGACGGTAACCGGGCTGCAACTCCTAAAGGGGGTACCCGGCATCGAGAAGTTGGCCAACCTCAGCTCCGAGCAGATCTCCAACGTCGGCTCGCAGGACATGAACGACAAAATCTGGTTCCAGTTGGCGCGCCGGATCAACGAGATCTTCGACCGCGACGAGGCCGACGCCGTCGTGGTCACCCACGGCACCGATACGATGGAGGAGACGGCCTTCTTCCTCGAGAACGTGGTCCGCTCGGCAAAGCCGGTCGTCCTCGTCGGCGCGATGCGGCCGGGTGGATCCACCGGTGCCGACGGCCCATCCAATCTCTATCAAGCAGTCCAGGTCGCAGCGAGCCCGCAGGCCGGGGGCCGTCACGTCATGGTTGTGCTGAACGACGAGATCCACGGCGCCCGGTGGGTCACCAAGACCAACACGACCTCCGTCCAAACCTTCCGCTCTCCGAACGCCGCACCGCTCGGCTATGTCGACCCGGCGCACATCCGTTTCCTCGCGCCCGCCATGCGGACAGGAACGAGTTACGACCTGCCGACTGGAGAGCAACTGCCGCGTGTCGAGATCGTCTATGCGCACAGCAACATGGACGGCTTGCAGATCGATAACGCCGTCCGCAACGGGGCCAAAGCCATCGTCGTCGCGGGCGAGGGCGACGGCAGCGCCTCGAAGGCGGCGCTCGACGCCCTCGCTCGTGCCGTTAAGAAGGGGGTCATCGTCGTCCGCTCGACCCGGGTCGGAGCGGGCTTCGTCAACCGCAACGTCGAAGTCGATGACGACAGGAGCGGCTTCGTGGTGTCCTACGATCTCAACCCGCAGAAGGCCCGAGTGCTCGTGCAACTGCTCGTCGCCAACGGCATTACGGGCGCCGACCAAGTCCAGCAGGCCTTTGCCGCGACTTACTGA
- a CDS encoding SDR family NAD(P)-dependent oxidoreductase has product MPSWRSTRTGPSSCSAPSSILVARDAARLRGAADPIGHETGVAVDVMAADLTLPADLAAVRDRVGEDSGLGFLVNCAGLGPLGPSLHSPAKLYDRMLDLNVRALQTLTFAAARAFAERGGGTIVNVASAVALNPECFNAGYAAQKAFVLALTQGLVAEMGGKGVRLQAVLPGVTRTEFFERAGADIGQIPAEMIMEAHDLVVAALAGLDAGEIVTILSLTDCGDWQAFEAARFRLGPILSHRKPAARYGLA; this is encoded by the coding sequence CTGCCTTCCTGGAGATCCACCCGGACGGGACCATCAAGCTGCTCAGCCCCTTCGTCGATCCTCGTCGCTCGCGATGCCGCCCGGCTGCGGGGGGCGGCCGACCCTATCGGGCACGAAACAGGCGTGGCCGTCGACGTCATGGCCGCCGATTTGACTCTGCCGGCGGACCTCGCGGCGGTCCGGGACCGCGTCGGTGAGGATTCGGGTCTCGGCTTCCTCGTGAACTGCGCCGGGCTCGGCCCCCTCGGGCCATCGCTCCACAGTCCGGCAAAGCTCTACGATCGAATGCTCGATCTGAACGTCAGGGCGTTGCAGACCCTGACATTCGCGGCGGCGAGGGCTTTCGCGGAGCGGGGCGGCGGGACCATTGTCAATGTCGCCTCGGCCGTCGCCCTCAATCCGGAATGCTTCAACGCCGGCTACGCCGCGCAGAAGGCCTTTGTCCTCGCGCTGACGCAGGGGCTCGTAGCCGAGATGGGAGGCAAGGGTGTGCGGCTCCAGGCGGTGCTGCCCGGCGTCACCCGCACTGAATTTTTCGAGCGGGCGGGGGCGGATATCGGTCAGATCCCAGCGGAGATGATCATGGAGGCACACGACCTCGTGGTGGCGGCGCTCGCCGGATTGGATGCGGGCGAGATCGTCACGATCCTCTCTCTCACGGATTGCGGCGACTGGCAGGCGTTCGAGGCCGCCCGCTTCCGTCTCGGTCCGATCCTGTCCCATCGCAAGCCGGCCGCGCGCTACGGGCTCGCATAG
- a CDS encoding helix-turn-helix transcriptional regulator: MTRKKPGPPRSVAADQEVLFAQLRQIAQGLGATFAPFCEVVVHDLTDPKNAIVAIHNNLSGRRVGQPATELGLARIADPDYPQVVANYANAFADGRQAKSTSIGIKDAEGNYVAALCLNIDLTLFQSLQAAIGQFTRIDAPTSVEESLNPTGADAIRARIDQFAARLATTPRTLKTDERRVLLRELKDAGCMDVRRSSEVIAAHLGVSRATVYADTKHLTDTTS, translated from the coding sequence GTGACCAGGAAGAAGCCGGGACCGCCACGTTCAGTCGCCGCGGATCAGGAGGTCCTGTTCGCGCAACTCAGGCAGATCGCCCAAGGGCTTGGGGCGACCTTCGCGCCGTTCTGCGAGGTCGTGGTGCATGACCTGACCGATCCCAAGAACGCGATCGTCGCCATCCACAACAACCTGTCCGGCCGCAGGGTCGGTCAGCCGGCGACCGAACTCGGGCTCGCGCGCATCGCCGACCCGGACTATCCCCAGGTCGTTGCCAACTACGCCAACGCCTTCGCGGACGGGCGACAGGCCAAGAGCACGTCGATCGGCATCAAGGACGCAGAGGGCAACTACGTTGCCGCGCTCTGCCTGAACATCGACCTGACGCTGTTCCAGAGCCTCCAGGCGGCCATCGGGCAATTCACCCGGATCGACGCTCCGACTTCCGTCGAGGAGTCACTGAACCCGACCGGCGCCGACGCCATCCGGGCGCGCATCGACCAGTTCGCCGCCCGACTGGCCACCACGCCGCGCACCCTGAAGACCGACGAGCGGCGGGTCCTTCTTCGTGAGCTCAAGGACGCCGGCTGCATGGACGTGCGCCGGTCCTCGGAGGTCATTGCCGCCCATCTCGGGGTGTCGCGCGCTACCGTCTACGCCGATACCAAGCACCTCACGGACACGACCAGTTGA
- a CDS encoding RidA family protein translates to MNRMTALSTPAAPTPLGHYRQGMRVAGLVYMSGQLPIVPGMQPDNQAASFEQQAELVLRNFLAVVAAAGACREDVVKVTAYVVGSMNWPTFNRVFAEAFGEHRPARSVVPVPELHHGYLIEIDGVALEPAAA, encoded by the coding sequence ATGAACCGTATGACAGCTCTTTCGACTCCGGCGGCACCCACGCCACTCGGTCACTACAGACAGGGGATGCGGGTTGCGGGGTTGGTGTATATGTCAGGGCAACTCCCAATCGTCCCTGGGATGCAGCCCGACAACCAGGCTGCCAGCTTCGAGCAGCAGGCCGAGCTCGTGCTCAGGAATTTTCTGGCGGTCGTCGCTGCGGCGGGCGCATGCCGCGAGGATGTGGTGAAAGTCACTGCCTACGTCGTCGGCTCGATGAACTGGCCGACTTTCAACCGCGTGTTCGCCGAGGCGTTCGGCGAGCACCGGCCAGCCCGATCAGTAGTACCGGTTCCCGAGCTACATCACGGCTACCTGATCGAGATCGACGGGGTTGCTCTGGAGCCGGCGGCGGCTTGA
- a CDS encoding threonine synthase, which yields MIPASYVDPRDGRRYPLDVPRWCSDERMPLLVTPGAGISRDDIESRTRSLWRYRASLPVGIADPITIGEGCTPLVQRPWGDLRPLFKLEWFNPTGSFKDRGSSVMLSFLRQIGVDAVLEDSSGNGGSSVAGFGAAGGLRVKILAPASTSPAKIAQVRAYGAEVQLVEGPREESEAEAIRQSDRTFYASHNWQPFFLEGTKTLAYEIWEDLGFKAPDNVVMPVGAGSSLLGCAFGFRELLKAGQIAKLPRLFAAQPLNCSPIDASFQAGMDTPVARAVHKTIAEGTAIKRPMRLGEIIAAIRESEGGTVALSEEEIVCALGRLARQGLFAEPTCASAAAALDKLSSAGSIKAGETTVVIVTGTGLKAASTVADLVQQDESRS from the coding sequence ATGATCCCCGCCAGCTACGTCGATCCCCGGGATGGGCGCCGTTATCCGCTGGACGTTCCGCGCTGGTGTTCGGACGAGCGCATGCCGCTCCTCGTCACCCCGGGTGCCGGCATCTCGCGGGACGACATCGAGAGTCGGACCCGCTCGCTCTGGCGCTACCGCGCATCCCTCCCGGTCGGCATCGCCGACCCGATCACGATCGGCGAGGGCTGCACCCCACTGGTGCAGCGGCCGTGGGGCGATCTGCGTCCCCTGTTCAAGCTGGAGTGGTTCAACCCTACCGGCAGCTTCAAGGACCGCGGTTCGTCGGTGATGCTCTCCTTCCTCCGCCAGATCGGCGTCGATGCCGTGCTGGAGGACAGTTCGGGCAACGGCGGCTCCTCGGTCGCGGGCTTCGGAGCCGCGGGCGGCCTGCGGGTGAAGATCCTGGCGCCGGCCTCCACGTCGCCGGCCAAGATCGCGCAGGTGCGCGCATACGGCGCCGAGGTGCAACTGGTCGAAGGACCCCGCGAGGAGTCGGAAGCCGAGGCTATCCGCCAGTCGGACCGAACCTTCTATGCCAGCCACAACTGGCAGCCGTTCTTCCTGGAGGGCACCAAGACGCTGGCCTACGAGATCTGGGAGGATCTCGGTTTCAAGGCACCCGACAACGTTGTCATGCCGGTCGGGGCGGGCAGCAGCCTGCTCGGCTGCGCCTTCGGTTTCCGAGAGCTCCTGAAGGCCGGCCAGATCGCGAAGCTGCCGCGCCTGTTCGCGGCGCAGCCGCTGAACTGTTCGCCGATTGACGCTAGCTTCCAGGCCGGCATGGATACTCCTGTCGCGCGCGCGGTGCATAAGACCATCGCCGAAGGCACGGCCATCAAGCGTCCGATGCGACTGGGCGAGATCATCGCGGCGATTCGCGAGAGCGAAGGCGGCACCGTCGCGCTGAGCGAGGAGGAGATCGTATGCGCCCTCGGCCGGCTCGCCCGGCAGGGCTTGTTCGCCGAGCCGACCTGTGCGAGCGCTGCCGCAGCTCTGGACAAACTGTCCAGCGCCGGCTCCATCAAGGCCGGGGAGACCACCGTGGTGATCGTCACGGGCACCGGACTGAAGGCCGCCTCCACTGTCGCCGACCTCGTGCAGCAGGACGAAAGCCGATCGTGA
- a CDS encoding ornithine cyclodeaminase family protein, which produces MPSDAELLILSGPQVEPLLNPTEVLEAVRAAFVLHSERQGRVFPVVREHLDTGGVFGIKSGDVQARGLLGFKAAGFWPTNRDRGSEPHQATIMLFDPATGRPTCLIDGNAVTTARTGAAGALGMRHLARPDSARLCIFGTGVQARVQLTRTLEVLPAIREVRYLTAQGEPDADFEAAFAQSRTIRHVTNASAAVAASNVVITATPGNGPLFAAEAVQPGTHINAVGADTKGKRELPPGLLDKARVVVDDQEQAHRIGESQWYDHLDVTEIGDVLTGRVRFVRAATDITVFDMTGLALQDLTVAGMLESRARDGGHGTRTPWPW; this is translated from the coding sequence ATGCCGAGCGACGCAGAACTTTTGATCCTGTCCGGTCCGCAGGTCGAGCCGCTTCTGAACCCCACCGAGGTGCTTGAGGCCGTGCGCGCAGCCTTCGTACTGCACAGCGAGCGGCAGGGCCGAGTGTTCCCAGTCGTGCGCGAACACCTCGATACGGGCGGTGTGTTCGGCATCAAATCAGGCGACGTTCAGGCACGGGGCCTGCTTGGATTCAAGGCGGCCGGCTTCTGGCCGACGAACCGGGACCGGGGCAGCGAACCCCACCAAGCCACGATCATGCTGTTCGATCCGGCAACAGGCCGACCGACCTGCCTGATCGACGGCAACGCCGTCACCACGGCGCGCACGGGTGCGGCCGGCGCGCTCGGGATGCGGCATCTCGCGCGGCCCGACAGTGCCAGGCTCTGTATCTTCGGGACGGGCGTCCAGGCCCGGGTTCAACTGACACGGACGCTCGAGGTGCTTCCGGCGATCCGCGAGGTCCGCTACCTCACGGCCCAGGGTGAGCCGGACGCGGACTTCGAGGCGGCGTTCGCGCAGAGCCGGACGATACGGCATGTGACCAATGCGAGTGCCGCTGTCGCGGCCAGCAACGTCGTCATCACAGCCACCCCTGGGAACGGCCCTCTGTTCGCCGCAGAGGCCGTGCAACCCGGCACCCATATCAACGCGGTCGGCGCGGACACCAAGGGCAAGCGCGAACTGCCCCCCGGCCTTCTCGACAAGGCTCGCGTGGTGGTCGACGACCAGGAACAGGCCCACCGGATCGGCGAGAGCCAATGGTACGACCACCTCGACGTGACGGAGATCGGCGACGTGCTGACAGGCCGGGTACGTTTTGTGCGGGCAGCGACAGACATCACCGTTTTCGACATGACTGGTCTCGCCCTGCAGGACCTGACGGTCGCCGGAATGCTTGAGAGCCGTGCCCGCGACGGCGGTCACGGCACACGCACGCCATGGCCCTGGTAA